The sequence CCTAGCGACTGGCCGAGACAGGACAACTTTTGTGGGCGGTTGCAGGTGCTGGGTGTCGGGTGTTATACAAATCCGGATCGCCCAACCCCGATTCCAAACAGAAATTGTAGGGTGCATCCGCGCAGCGATGCACCGTCTCAGGGTTATTTTTAGAGCAAATCCGGATTGTCTAACGCCGATTCCCAAACGGCCAACCCGTAGAGGCGCATGGCATGCGCCCTGCGGAATTGAGGGCAACTAAGCAGGACTGCGTTTCAAGCCCCAATACCTAACTTGCCGGCCAGACTCGGCGTCAGCGGCAGCAGCACCGTCAGGGCCAAAAACAGGGCCAGCAGTCCCAGGGCCGCGCGGGCATCGTTGGGTTCAGAAATATCGTTTAGACAAGGGCGCTCTGGGTCACGCTGTAGCAGCAAGATCACCCCCGCCCAATACAGCGCTAGGGGGTTAGCCAAAGAGACCAACCCCAGCACCACCAGGGTAAAGAGAGTGGTGCGGCCCAGGGTCTTGCGGCCATAGATCGCCTGCACCATGCGGCCACCATCGAGCTGCCCTGCTGGCATCAGGTTGAGAGCGGTAATCACCAGCCCCAGCCAGCCCATAATCGTGAACGGGTGAATATCGACCAGGGGCTCTTGCAGCACATCCCCCAGCACTACTCGCGCCAGGGCACCGATCAGCACAGACCCCTGAAAGAACCCCGACGGAATTTGAAACGCACTACCGGGGTGCGAGAGCAGCAATCCACCCACCAGCATCACTAGAGAAACAATGCCGCCCGCCGCTGGACCGGCCACGGCAATGTCAAACAGCACGCTGCGGTTGGGCAACAGCGACTCAAACCGGGTGAGGCTGCCAAAGGCCCCAATCTGCCAGGCGGGAATTAAAAAAGGCGGGCTGAGGCGCACCCCGTAGCGACGAGCCGCCACCCAGTGGCCCGCTTCGTGGGCTCCCAAGATGGCCAGCAGGGCCAGCAGAAACGGCAACGCCGCCCGCCAGCGAGAAAAGTCTTGCAGCAAGTCAAAGCCCTGGAGCACGGCTCCAGCCTCTAGGCTGGTGAACAGGGTGGCAATCGCCAGTACCCCCGCCAGCGCCCACTGGGCCGGGGTGGTTTTGACCGGGTCAGCAGTGGCGGGCAGCACCACCACCGTGGGCTTTTGCTCCAGGTTTTCGACCAAGAAAAGGCGGTAGCGATCGCCC is a genomic window of Nodosilinea sp. E11 containing:
- a CDS encoding site-2 protease family protein, whose protein sequence is MVITGLILLAAIAILVWGYRRAQPYGSVGILAWLQSVVLMAPWLLFFGLFALGIYINLAGVLLLLLGATGLYIYLGRRLRALGQDLLSTQRPAPIPAADSVPEPTDRLEPLDQPTAAPGAPAAAIAIPPEELAQIEGIFGLDTYFRTETIPYDQGAIFRGNLRGDPATTQAKLAERLTERLGDRYRLFLVENLEQKPTVVVLPATADPVKTTPAQWALAGVLAIATLFTSLEAGAVLQGFDLLQDFSRWRAALPFLLALLAILGAHEAGHWVAARRYGVRLSPPFLIPAWQIGAFGSLTRFESLLPNRSVLFDIAVAGPAAGGIVSLVMLVGGLLLSHPGSAFQIPSGFFQGSVLIGALARVVLGDVLQEPLVDIHPFTIMGWLGLVITALNLMPAGQLDGGRMVQAIYGRKTLGRTTLFTLVVLGLVSLANPLALYWAGVILLLQRDPERPCLNDISEPNDARAALGLLALFLALTVLLPLTPSLAGKLGIGA